The Deinococcus sp. KNUC1210 nucleotide sequence GATGATCAATGCGCTGCTGGTGCTGGGTGTAGACGGCACCTCGCCCTCGTCGGTGCAGCGGGCGCGGCAGGACGGCGACGCCGAGGCGCGGCGCGTGACCGCCTATCTGAAACGGGCGCTGCCACAGGTCTTCGGGCGCGTGCAGTACGGTGGCGCGGCTCCTGAACTGTACATCCGCGAGAGCCGCCACCTGAGTGGGGAATACCGTTTTCAGGCCGACGACGCCTTTTACGGGCACCGCTTCCCCGACAGCGTGGCAGTGGGCGGCTATCCGCTCGACGGGCAGCTGTACCGGGCGGGCGATCCTTCCTACCTGATCGGTCATCCGGCCCCCTACGACGTGCCGTTTCGCAGCCTGATTCCGCTGGGCATGCGAAATCTGCTGGTGGTCTCGCAGGCGGCGTCGTTCGGCAGTGTGGCGGCCTTTTCGACGCGGGTGGTGCCGCTCCAGATGACGCTGGGCGAGGCAGCGGGTATGGCATCCGCGCTGTCGGTCCAGACGCACAGCGACTTCCAGATGCTCTGGCGCAGCCCTCTGCTGATCTCGCTGCTGCGCCTGGGCCTGTCTGCACGCGGCGACGTGGTGGAAGCTCCGGTGCTGCCACAGACGCGGGTCTGCCAGGACGCCCGCAGTCCACAGTTCACGGTTGCCAAACGCCTGCTGCGGCGCGGCCTGATGAGTGCTCCGTACTACTACCAGGGCTGCCTGCATCTGACCGCCCCCGAAACAGGACTGGCTTTCGTCAGCGACCTGCAACACGGGCTGCTGCCCGGCGACCTGAGAACCCGGCAGCCCGCTCTCGACTGGCTGCGGGCGCTGTACACCGCTGAGCCGCCCGCCCCCCTGCAACGCAGCGACGCCCAGAACATCCTGAGTCTGCTGCACCTGCCCGCCCTGCCGCCGGGCGACAACCAGCCGCTGACCCGCGCCGAGGCTGCCCGGCTGCGCTACGAACTGCTGACCCTCAACAGCGAACAGCGGCGGGGTGCGCCCTACTGATCCGGAGGAAAGCAGCGTTCCTGACGCGCTTCCTCTGCTCGGTTCGCTGGCCTACCCCCGCGCCCTGACCCGCCGCCGGAAAGCTCTGACCTGTGCGGCTGTCACCGAGTCGCCGGGGCCGTAGCGCAGGGCCAGATATTCGCTGGTCAGGGCCTGCACGCGCTCCGCCTCCTGAGGACGGGCGATGGCGGCGCGGCGGGCGTACTCCAGGGGCGTTTCGGTGTCGAGCATCGGCAGGCGCAGACGCTGACCGAGTTCCTGATAGGCCAGCAGGAGCGGATCACCCACGCGGCGAATACGCACCAGCAGCGCGGGCAGGATGGCCAGCACCAGCAGCAGCCCCAGGATCAGGGCGTAACGCGGGCCACCCACCTCGCCCAGACCCAGCCGTGACAGCAGGCTCTGCTGCTTCGAGAAGTCGTAGCCGACGACCCATTCGTTCCAGGCGTTCTGAAGGGCGTCCAGCCGCAGCCGCAGACCCGAGAGGACGCCGCTGCCAGTTTCCAGCGCCGCCGCCGAGGAACCGGGCAACGCCGCCGCCAGCCCACCCTGAAGCCGCGCCGGAGACACCGCCCCGGTCGGATCGACGCGCACCCAGCCCTGACCGGACAGCCACACCTCGACCCAGGCATGGGCGTCGGCCTGCCGCACGATCAGGTATGTATTGCCGCCCGTGTCGCGGTTGCTGGCTCCTCCCAGATAGCCCGTCACCAGCCGCGCTGGAACGCCAGCCGCCCGCATCAGGTAGGCGAAACTGGACGCGAAGTGTTCGCAGAAGCCCAGCCGGGTGCTGTACAGCAGCTGATCGACCGGATCGGGAGAATCGAGCAGCGGCGGATTGAGTGTGTAGGTCAGGTGATCGGTCTGAAAGAAGCGGTAGGCCGCCTGCACCCGGTCAGCGGGCAAGAGTCTGAGCCAGCTGGCTGCCAGCGCACGGGCGCGGGGGTTGCCCCCGGCGGGCAGATAGGTATCGAGTGAAAACTGCTGCGGCAGGATGTTCAGGCCATAGCGGAACTCGGTCAGCGACTCCAGCCGCAGCTGACGCCGGGTATTCACGCCGCCCGGCACGATCAGCTGCAGGTTGCCGCTGATGCGCGTGCCGTCGGGCGGCGTGGTCGGTACGTCGAGCGCCAGGCCATAGGGTTGCCCGCTGGGTTCCAGCGTCAGGCGGTAGCGCCAGGCTTTGCCGCTGCCGCTGGCCTGCACGCCCGGCGCGGCAGGAACAGCACTCCAGCGGTGTCCGTCGAAGCCTTCGAGCACCGGACCTCGCCAGTAAAGTGACGAGATGGGCGGCGTCGCGCCCTCGAAGGTCGCCCGGAACGCCACCGAGTCGTCCTGCGCCAGCGAACTGACCGAACCGGGCGTCATGCTGTCGGACAGGCCCGTTTTGGAGGACGTGCTGCTGACGACCGGCATCTGCCACAGCGGTCCGTCAGGGCGCGGAAACAGCACGAACAGCGCCAGCATCAGCGGCGTGGCCTGAAGCAGCAGCTTGCCCGACTGCCGCAGCGCCGCGCCTCCCTGCTGCCGCCAATTTCCGGCAGCCATCAGCGGAGCGGGCCGCGCCCACAGCACCGCGCAGGCGGTCAGGGCCAGCGCACAGACCAGGGTAAAGGCAGCGACACTGGCGTTCTGATCGAAGAAAAACTGCGCTGCCGTCAGGAAGTAGCCCAGCAGCACCCACAGCAGCATGTCGCGCCTGCGACTGGTTTCGAGGGTCTTGAGCGCCACCAGCAGCACCAGGACCGCCGTTCCGCCGTCGCGCCCGGCCAGGGTCGAATACACCACCACGGCGGCGCGGCCCAGCAGCAGGGCCAGCACCACCAGCGTCCAGGCGGGCGGCTGCCGCCAGTTTCGCAGGGCGATCAGGCCTCGGGCGAGCAGCACCAGCACCACCGACGCGCTCAGCCACAGCGGAAACCGCAGCAGATAGGGCACCATGCTCAGGGCCAGTGCGCCGAGCGTCAGCAGCAGCGGCGTGACGGGCAGCGGCGGCAGCGCGGCAGCCGGGGGCCGCGAGAACGGCAGACGCAGGATCATGCCGACCTGCGGCCCAGCGGCCCGAATCGCCGTGACCGGGGCGGCGGCAGCGCGGGCAGATCGTAACGCGCCAGCAGTTCCAGGGCGCGGCGCACCTGCCCACTGCCCACAGGCGCGTCGAGGACCACGCCCGGCAGCCGCAGCACGAAGGCCGCGTTCCGGCGCTCGGCCTCCAGCACCCAGGCCGTCAGGCGCGACAGGCGGGCTTCGGTGCTGTCCAGGGCGCGGGTGTCGTCCCAGTCGAGCGTCAGCAGCGAGGCGGCGGGCGCGTCGTACAGGCGGGTCAGCGGTGTGCCCAGCCGGGCAGTCTGCTTCCAGGCCATGCGGCGCGGGGCGTCACCGGGGCGGTATTCGCGCAGTCCATACGCTTCCTCGTCTCCGGCGCGGCGCTGCATGTCGGGGTTCGACTCGCGCTGCCCGGTCAGTGGGGGTGGCGGCGCACCGACCTCGGGGGCGGGAAAGATCAGCAGAGATGGGCGCTGAGCCCCTGGCGCTTCACCGGGAACCGCGCCGCCCAGAAACAGGGGTTCCGGATAACTGGTCGAGTGCCACAGCCCCAGCAGGTCGTGCCCCTCGAAGCGCACGGTGGGCAGCGGCACCACGCCGCGCTGTGGAGTCGGGAGGCTGATCGGCACGCGCAGCACGCCACTCTGGGGCATCTCGGCAGGTAGCCAGGCCAGCACACCGCCCACCTTGACGCCCACCGGGGTGCGCTGCTGGCCCTCCGGCAGATACACCGCCGCCTCCAGCAGCGCGGCGCCGCCCGCGAAGGCCCGCTCGGGGGGGTCAGTTCCAGGCGCAGACCGGTCAAGACCCGCGACGCGGCAATCGCGCCGACCACCCACACCCCCAGCAGCAGAAAGGTGAGGGCGTACCCCAGGCTCAGCAGGTAATTGATGCAGCCGATCAGCGTCAGGAGCGCGAGCAGCACGAACGCGCCGCCAAACCGGGTCGGCAGCACATAAATGCGCGGCGCACCGGCGGGGGCCGCCTGTGGGCTGGCCTGTATGTGCGTCATAGACAGTCCATCTTCACGGGATCGGCACACCCTCCAGCAGCACCCGGACCGCATCGGGCTGGGGCGTGCCGGTGCTGCGGCCCAGCAGTCGGTGGGTCGCCAGTGCCGGAAACACGGCCCGCACGTCGTCGGGCCACACGCTGTTTCGCCCGTGCAGCCACGCCCAGGCCCGCGCCAGCGCGATCAGACCCAGGGCGGCGCGGGGGCTGAGGCCCATCACGAACTGCGCTGAGTCGCGGGTGGCCTTGACAAGCAGCTGCACGTAATCGATGAGCGCCCCAGACACGTGCACCGCCGCCACCCCCTGCCGCGCCGACTGCAGATCGGCCGGACTCAGAGCCGCCGCCAGCCCCTGCGCTGCCTCTCTGCGCCCGCCCGACAGCAGCAGTTCGCGCTCGGCGCGTGGGTCGGGATAGCCCAGCGTGACGGTCAGCAGAAAGCGGTCGAGTTGGGCTTCGGGCAGCGGAAAGGTGCCGTGTGCCGAGCCCATCGCCTGCGTCGCGGGGTTCTGGGTCGCCACCACGAAGAAGGGGGCCGGCAGCGGTCTGGTCGCGCCGTCTACGCTCACCTGCCGTTCCTCCATCGCTTCGAGCAGCGCCGACTGGGTGCGGGGCGTGGCGCGGTTGAGTTCGTCGGCCAGCAGAAGCTGCGTGAAGATCGGGCCGGGGTGGAAGCGGAAGGTACCCGCCTCGCGCTCGAAAATGCTCACGCCCAGCAGATCGGCAGGCATCAGGTCGCTGGTGAACTGCACCCGCCCGAATTCCAGCCCCAGCGTGGCAGCCAGTGCGTAGGCCAGCGTGGTCTTGCCGACGCCCGGCACGTCTTCGATCAGCAGGTGGCCGCCCGCCAGCAGGCAGGTGAGGGCCAGCCGCACCGGAACAGGCTTGCCCAGAATCACGCTGTCGAGTTGCGCCAGTGCCTGCTTGATCTGGGCCTGAAGTGCGGGCGGCGCGGTCTGAGGCGGCTGGGCGGCAGTCATGGCGTTCAGCGTAACGCGCCCCGCATGGCAGGATTCTTGCAAAGGGTACAGGGCCACTGGCTCCGGACACTTCGCCGCCGGCTCATTCCACCGTCAGTTCCACTTCCTCGCCCTGTGGCAGCAGATACGCCCTCAGTTCGTGGCATTCCACGTCGGCGATGAGGTAGGGAACGCGGTATTCGGCCAGATCGAGATCGCTGCGGCTGGGGCGGGCGCGTCCGTGCGGGTGACTGTGGTAGATCGCCGCCAGCGTCAGCCCTTCGTGTTCCATCGCTCGCAGCGCCCGCAACAGACTGGCTGGGTCGGCAAGGTAGCGGTGCGCCGGGTCGCGGGCGATATTGCGGAGCGGATACAGCGCCCGCAGCGCAGCGCCCTGTGCGCCGATCACTCCCACGCATTCACAGGGCACTTCCCGCTGCACATGCTCCCACAGCGCCGTTTCCAGATGGCGCGGCAGATGCAGTGGCATGGGCGCAGTATATCGGGTGAGCAAACCAGGGCAGGCCGATCCGGAACTGGCCTTCAGGCCCACGCCATCGCCTCAGGAACTGCACGCACGCGCCGGGAAACAGGCCCGTATACTCACGGCTGATGACCCTTTCCACCGGAGTTCTGCCCGATCCGCCGTCTTCGGCTCCGCTCGTCAGTCCGTGGGCCC carries:
- a CDS encoding FAD-dependent oxidoreductase; translation: MRVRLTALLRTRRVPGRWWPFPLAWPLLIAATLLSMALLTVPSSNDLLVYGGTPQGVMAAVTAAQQGQRVVLIERGSHLGGVLTRGWLTTLDLSSGPDDQPLSRGLFLRLYRQLHHDNSFDVEAAQRFFNAVVRLPNLRVLTGAPLLRVSAHAGQLDCPTFAVGHASRTICAARYIDASDSADLAAQAGASFTLGRGDTGLGREQMAAGLIFRLRGVNWAALETALAQDQGIAPELGSSLRGRSLVGLTHLASGYVPSDPQRFHLRGFNGARQDDGSLMINALLVLGVDGTSPSSVQRARQDGDAEARRVTAYLKRALPQVFGRVQYGGAAPELYIRESRHLSGEYRFQADDAFYGHRFPDSVAVGGYPLDGQLYRAGDPSYLIGHPAPYDVPFRSLIPLGMRNLLVVSQAASFGSVAAFSTRVVPLQMTLGEAAGMASALSVQTHSDFQMLWRSPLLISLLRLGLSARGDVVEAPVLPQTRVCQDARSPQFTVAKRLLRRGLMSAPYYYQGCLHLTAPETGLAFVSDLQHGLLPGDLRTRQPALDWLRALYTAEPPAPLQRSDAQNILSLLHLPALPPGDNQPLTRAEAARLRYELLTLNSEQRRGAPY
- a CDS encoding DUF3488 and transglutaminase-like domain-containing protein, with translation MILRLPFSRPPAAALPPLPVTPLLLTLGALALSMVPYLLRFPLWLSASVVLVLLARGLIALRNWRQPPAWTLVVLALLLGRAAVVVYSTLAGRDGGTAVLVLLVALKTLETSRRRDMLLWVLLGYFLTAAQFFFDQNASVAAFTLVCALALTACAVLWARPAPLMAAGNWRQQGGAALRQSGKLLLQATPLMLALFVLFPRPDGPLWQMPVVSSTSSKTGLSDSMTPGSVSSLAQDDSVAFRATFEGATPPISSLYWRGPVLEGFDGHRWSAVPAAPGVQASGSGKAWRYRLTLEPSGQPYGLALDVPTTPPDGTRISGNLQLIVPGGVNTRRQLRLESLTEFRYGLNILPQQFSLDTYLPAGGNPRARALAASWLRLLPADRVQAAYRFFQTDHLTYTLNPPLLDSPDPVDQLLYSTRLGFCEHFASSFAYLMRAAGVPARLVTGYLGGASNRDTGGNTYLIVRQADAHAWVEVWLSGQGWVRVDPTGAVSPARLQGGLAAALPGSSAAALETGSGVLSGLRLRLDALQNAWNEWVVGYDFSKQQSLLSRLGLGEVGGPRYALILGLLLVLAILPALLVRIRRVGDPLLLAYQELGQRLRLPMLDTETPLEYARRAAIARPQEAERVQALTSEYLALRYGPGDSVTAAQVRAFRRRVRARG
- a CDS encoding DUF58 domain-containing protein; translation: MGGRRDCRVAGLDRSAPGTDPPERAFAGGAALLEAAVYLPEGQQRTPVGVKVGGVLAWLPAEMPQSGVLRVPISLPTPQRGVVPLPTVRFEGHDLLGLWHSTSYPEPLFLGGAVPGEAPGAQRPSLLIFPAPEVGAPPPPLTGQRESNPDMQRRAGDEEAYGLREYRPGDAPRRMAWKQTARLGTPLTRLYDAPAASLLTLDWDDTRALDSTEARLSRLTAWVLEAERRNAAFVLRLPGVVLDAPVGSGQVRRALELLARYDLPALPPPRSRRFGPLGRRSA
- a CDS encoding MoxR family ATPase, with the protein product MTAAQPPQTAPPALQAQIKQALAQLDSVILGKPVPVRLALTCLLAGGHLLIEDVPGVGKTTLAYALAATLGLEFGRVQFTSDLMPADLLGVSIFEREAGTFRFHPGPIFTQLLLADELNRATPRTQSALLEAMEERQVSVDGATRPLPAPFFVVATQNPATQAMGSAHGTFPLPEAQLDRFLLTVTLGYPDPRAERELLLSGGRREAAQGLAAALSPADLQSARQGVAAVHVSGALIDYVQLLVKATRDSAQFVMGLSPRAALGLIALARAWAWLHGRNSVWPDDVRAVFPALATHRLLGRSTGTPQPDAVRVLLEGVPIP
- a CDS encoding Mov34/MPN/PAD-1 family protein — protein: MPLHLPRHLETALWEHVQREVPCECVGVIGAQGAALRALYPLRNIARDPAHRYLADPASLLRALRAMEHEGLTLAAIYHSHPHGRARPSRSDLDLAEYRVPYLIADVECHELRAYLLPQGEEVELTVE